A window from Acidobacteriota bacterium encodes these proteins:
- a CDS encoding BamA/TamA family outer membrane protein, translating to MKQLLRIALSAVALLFVASPALAQSLNDPNSISTSQQLSRSLGNFVFTTPSNASAAQISGTGIKTASRDRNAPRRDNLQAVEFAGGHLSGLIGGFEQGAGFGFGVELSSADSIPGIVFRAKLLTSTKFYRRFEGEAYIPKIGSEKTHASIWFNYLYRSKDHFFNIGPRSPETPETNFAMDERSYNFSLYHDLADGFQVGVYARVANTNGFRGENDKDIPIDTLFSGKPTTIPITKWLPGLNTNAKIFSYGVFGEFDKRSNESGLTKGAYGYARFASLDGLKNDLFDDFGWTEVELDGRVYIPIFSNSTSLALRGASELKDPKRGSQIPFYEQAYFGGRSHGRGFANYRFRGNNSVLFSVEPRQTVWRQKDTRGLDVFVFGDFGQVWGDNRSRTDPVILANDKSGSGNWRTGAGAGFQYRWNKSVAIRIDYGRSNETSRVYFSMSRGF from the coding sequence ATGAAACAATTGCTCCGGATTGCTCTCTCAGCGGTGGCACTCTTATTTGTCGCATCACCTGCGTTGGCTCAATCCCTCAATGATCCCAACTCAATCTCGACTTCCCAACAACTCTCTCGTTCGCTCGGCAATTTTGTATTCACAACGCCCAGCAATGCTTCGGCTGCGCAAATTTCAGGCACGGGAATCAAAACTGCGTCACGCGACCGCAATGCGCCGCGCCGAGACAACCTGCAAGCCGTCGAATTTGCAGGCGGGCACCTCAGCGGTTTGATCGGAGGCTTCGAGCAGGGCGCCGGTTTCGGCTTTGGCGTCGAACTCAGTTCCGCCGACAGCATTCCCGGCATTGTATTTCGCGCCAAGCTGCTGACTTCCACCAAGTTTTATCGCCGCTTTGAAGGTGAGGCTTACATCCCCAAGATCGGCAGCGAAAAGACGCACGCCAGCATTTGGTTCAACTACCTTTATCGGTCGAAAGATCATTTTTTCAACATTGGCCCGCGTTCGCCGGAAACCCCGGAAACCAACTTTGCAATGGATGAACGCAGCTACAACTTCTCGCTCTATCACGATCTCGCCGATGGATTTCAGGTTGGCGTCTACGCGCGAGTGGCAAATACCAATGGCTTTCGAGGTGAAAACGACAAAGACATTCCGATTGACACGCTCTTTTCCGGAAAACCGACTACCATTCCAATCACAAAATGGTTACCTGGGCTGAACACCAATGCCAAGATTTTTTCGTACGGCGTGTTTGGCGAATTCGACAAACGCAGCAACGAGTCCGGATTGACCAAAGGCGCGTATGGTTACGCACGCTTTGCCTCTCTGGACGGATTGAAAAATGATCTGTTCGACGATTTCGGTTGGACCGAGGTTGAATTGGACGGTCGTGTTTACATTCCGATTTTCAGCAACTCCACTTCACTGGCATTGCGCGGCGCTTCGGAACTGAAAGACCCGAAACGCGGAAGCCAGATTCCCTTTTACGAACAAGCTTATTTCGGCGGACGCAGCCACGGACGCGGATTCGCCAACTATCGGTTTCGGGGCAATAATTCTGTGTTGTTTTCTGTCGAGCCTAGACAAACCGTCTGGAGGCAAAAAGACACCAGAGGCTTGGACGTCTTTGTCTTCGGCGATTTCGGGCAAGTCTGGGGAGACAATCGCTCACGCACAGACCCTGTAATTTTAGCGAATGACAAATCAGGGTCCGGCAATTGGCGCACTGGCGCGGGCGCAGGTTTTCAATATCGCTGGAACAAAAGCGTAGCCATCCGCATTGATTACGGGCGTTCCAACGAAACCAGCCGCGTTTATTTTTCAATGTCGCGCGGGTTCTAA